From a single Sphingosinicellaceae bacterium genomic region:
- a CDS encoding aspartyl protease family protein yields the protein MTPFPRIAALALAVTFPAVLGNWPAKAIEPGAVSQPSAEPTIPPATLDDSLEVSGEDLAAQMRESRMLLDVRINREGPFRFLVDSGADRSVVARSVADRLQLPAIGTGTLRGMAGTSEVQLVDVDRFGIGSSEMRSIRAPVLSDKDLGAQGVIGIDALADQRLMLDFVAKTVTVQDSRRESTAEDGDIVVTARRKRGQLILTQVSIAGQPLYAVIDTGADVTVGNMALFKALTRNRRKPEGKVTLISVTGQTLVADLMAVPELRVGGVTAMNVQVAFVDAPPFALFGLSRQPALLLGTDLLQAFRRVSLDFRRRKVRFSLRR from the coding sequence GTGACGCCGTTCCCACGCATTGCCGCGCTGGCATTGGCGGTTACTTTTCCGGCGGTGCTGGGGAACTGGCCGGCCAAGGCCATCGAGCCGGGCGCGGTTTCCCAGCCTTCCGCCGAGCCGACGATCCCGCCAGCGACGCTCGACGACAGCCTTGAAGTCAGCGGCGAGGACCTCGCCGCGCAGATGCGCGAGAGCCGGATGCTGCTCGACGTCCGTATCAATCGGGAGGGGCCGTTCCGCTTTCTGGTCGACAGCGGTGCCGATCGATCGGTGGTCGCCCGGAGCGTCGCGGACCGCCTGCAACTCCCGGCCATCGGCACCGGCACACTGCGCGGCATGGCGGGGACGAGCGAGGTCCAGCTTGTCGACGTCGACCGCTTCGGTATCGGCAGTAGCGAGATGCGGAGCATCCGGGCGCCGGTCCTGAGCGACAAGGACCTCGGTGCACAGGGCGTGATCGGCATCGACGCGCTCGCCGACCAGCGGCTGATGCTCGATTTCGTCGCCAAGACCGTGACCGTGCAGGACTCGCGCCGGGAGTCGACGGCCGAAGACGGCGACATCGTCGTCACGGCACGGCGCAAGCGCGGTCAACTCATCCTGACGCAGGTGTCGATCGCCGGCCAGCCGCTTTACGCCGTCATCGATACCGGTGCCGACGTCACGGTCGGGAACATGGCCCTGTTCAAGGCGCTTACCCGCAACCGCCGCAAGCCGGAGGGCAAGGTGACCCTGATCAGCGTTACCGGGCAGACGCTGGTGGCGGACTTGATGGCGGTGCCTGAACTGCGGGTCGGCGGAGTAACGGCGATGAACGTCCAGGTCGCCTTCGTGGATGCGCCGCCGTTCGCCTTGTTTGGCCTGTCGCGGCAGCCGGCGCTGTTGCTCGGGACCGACCTGCTGCAGGCGTTCCGTCGGGTGTCGCTCGACTTCCGCCGCCGCAAGGTCCGGTTCTCGCTGCGACGCTGA
- a CDS encoding cysteine desulfurase-like protein, with translation MTFPIDAVRARFPALAVTDAGIPRTYFDAPGGTQVCAAAIQGMVAHLESGTANAGGHFATSVATSVATDALSADAHAAMADLLGGNPAEIAFGPNMTSLTFQVSRTLAQQWQPGDEIVLSRLDHDANVTPWVLAARDREVTVRWLDFDPATCVLRLDELPALLNERTRLVAVGGASNALGTLNDIGAVVRCVRANAKALVFVDGVQSVPHVPTDVVALGCDLLVCSPYKMFGPHQGVLWARPGVFDGVAPYKLRPSPVEPPAARLETGTPSFEAQGGVLGMVDYLEWLGREVDPAANSRRARLLAAFAACVDYERELGTRLLDGLKQVPGLHLYGAPTMAGRVPTFAFTLAGSTPAAVVKHLAAHGIFAWSGNFYAVEPVARLGLADAGGLVRIGLCHYSTAAEVDRLIEVLLALDRG, from the coding sequence ATGACCTTCCCCATCGACGCCGTCCGCGCCCGCTTCCCCGCTCTCGCCGTCACCGATGCCGGCATCCCGCGGACCTATTTCGACGCGCCCGGCGGCACCCAGGTTTGCGCTGCCGCGATCCAGGGCATGGTCGCCCACCTCGAGAGCGGCACCGCCAATGCCGGCGGGCATTTCGCCACCTCGGTCGCCACCTCGGTCGCCACCGACGCGCTGAGCGCCGACGCGCACGCGGCGATGGCCGACCTGCTCGGCGGCAATCCGGCCGAGATCGCCTTTGGTCCGAACATGACCTCGCTGACCTTCCAGGTGTCGCGGACCCTGGCGCAGCAGTGGCAGCCTGGCGACGAGATCGTGCTGAGCCGGCTCGACCACGACGCCAACGTGACGCCGTGGGTGCTGGCGGCACGCGACCGCGAGGTGACGGTGCGCTGGCTCGACTTCGACCCCGCTACCTGCGTGCTTCGCCTCGACGAGCTGCCGGCGCTGTTGAACGAGCGCACGCGGCTGGTCGCGGTCGGGGGTGCGAGCAACGCGCTCGGCACGCTCAACGACATCGGCGCGGTCGTGCGCTGCGTGCGGGCGAACGCCAAGGCGCTGGTCTTCGTCGACGGGGTCCAGTCGGTGCCGCATGTGCCGACCGACGTCGTGGCGCTCGGCTGCGACCTGCTGGTGTGCTCGCCGTACAAGATGTTTGGGCCGCACCAGGGCGTACTGTGGGCAAGGCCGGGCGTGTTCGACGGCGTCGCCCCGTACAAGCTGCGGCCGTCACCGGTGGAGCCGCCCGCCGCCCGCCTCGAGACCGGGACGCCGTCGTTCGAGGCGCAGGGCGGCGTGCTCGGCATGGTCGACTATCTCGAATGGCTCGGGCGCGAGGTCGACCCGGCCGCCAACTCGCGCCGCGCCCGGCTCCTCGCGGCCTTCGCGGCCTGCGTCGATTATGAGCGCGAACTCGGCACCCGGCTGCTCGATGGTCTCAAGCAGGTGCCGGGCCTTCACCTCTACGGCGCTCCGACGATGGCGGGGCGCGTGCCGACCTTCGCCTTCACGCTCGCCGGGTCGACCCCGGCGGCGGTGGTCAAGCACCTTGCGGCGCACGGCATCTTCGCGTGGTCGGGCAACTTCTACGCGGTCGAGCCAGTCGCCCGGCTCGGGCTGGCGGACGCGGGCGGCCTCGTTCGGATCGGGCTCTGTCACTACAGCACCGCAGCCGAGGTCGACCGGCTGATCGAGGTTCTCCTCGCCCTCGACCGGGGCTAG
- the dinB gene encoding DNA polymerase IV, producing MTTRKIIHIDMDAFYASVEQRDDPALRGRPVAVGSAQARGVVAAASYEARTFGVRSAMASVTALRRCPALVFVPPRFDVYRAVSEQIRAIFADYTDLIEPLSLDEAYLDVTEDRKGIGSATAIAAEIRARIREVTGLTASAGVSYNKFIAKLASDQNKPDGLCVIRPAQGPAFVAALPVKRFHGVGPVTAAKMESLGILTGADLKARTLDELTRWFGSSAGYFHRAAHGDDDRPVRSDRPLKSVGAERTFDRDLSERDELLTALEPVIDAAWRRIERAGVAGRTLTLKVKFADFRLITRAQSRVGRIAAREHVAEVGRALLVALFPVDTGIRLLGLTLSGLGEEGAETTDQLDLLAD from the coding sequence ATGACGACCCGCAAGATCATCCACATCGACATGGACGCCTTCTATGCGTCGGTCGAGCAGCGCGACGACCCGGCCTTGCGCGGACGCCCGGTCGCGGTCGGCAGTGCGCAGGCGCGCGGCGTCGTCGCGGCGGCGAGCTATGAGGCGCGGACCTTCGGGGTGCGCTCGGCGATGGCCTCGGTAACGGCGCTCAGGCGCTGCCCGGCGCTGGTGTTCGTGCCACCGCGCTTCGACGTGTATCGCGCCGTTTCCGAGCAGATCCGCGCGATCTTCGCCGACTACACCGACCTGATCGAGCCGTTGTCGCTCGACGAGGCCTATCTCGACGTCACCGAAGACCGCAAGGGCATCGGCTCGGCGACGGCAATTGCTGCCGAGATCCGGGCGCGTATCCGCGAGGTCACCGGCCTGACCGCGTCGGCGGGGGTGTCGTACAACAAGTTCATCGCCAAGCTCGCGTCCGACCAGAACAAGCCCGACGGCCTGTGCGTGATCAGGCCGGCGCAGGGCCCGGCGTTCGTCGCGGCGCTGCCGGTCAAGCGCTTCCACGGCGTCGGGCCGGTGACCGCGGCGAAGATGGAGTCGCTGGGCATCCTGACCGGTGCGGACCTCAAGGCCCGAACGCTCGACGAACTGACCCGCTGGTTCGGCAGCAGCGCCGGCTATTTCCACCGCGCCGCCCACGGTGACGACGACCGCCCGGTGCGCAGCGACCGCCCGCTGAAGTCGGTCGGGGCCGAGCGCACCTTCGACCGCGACCTTAGCGAGCGTGATGAGCTGCTCACGGCGTTGGAGCCGGTGATCGACGCGGCGTGGCGGCGCATCGAGCGGGCCGGCGTCGCGGGCCGGACTCTGACCCTCAAGGTCAAGTTCGCCGACTTCCGGCTGATCACCCGGGCGCAGAGCCGGGTCGGCCGGATCGCGGCGCGCGAGCATGTCGCCGAGGTCGGCAGGGCGCTGCTGGTGGCGCTGTTCCCCGTCGACACCGGCATCCGCCTGCTCGGCCTGACCCTGTCGGGGCTGGGGGAGGAGGGGGCCGAGACGACGGACCAGCTGGACTTGCTGGCCGACTAG
- a CDS encoding phospholipase A produces the protein MHRAEPLGHRVVVVLLLTGGGSGGDQYGPGCGLPFRHRRSPRCDTPQGPPGPIPSQRAGHRFAPDTCRLVDDVAQSRHAHPDQSTDSFRSLLPRFSGFAVVTPRLLWGVVVPLLVAAAPGLAAGPVQTLIGAVRVDSGGGPVAVDVLYLNTGATALRFEAPGLLTAKLAVAGERSTITLERADPASPVAIPAGGFQRITYRVTLSAQGPGEATLSLPDGPGFTLALPETVVATAAPPATPTTNPAVVEESLNSPNADTGNAFLGSLSADQPIYAVYGPGTNTDAKIQISFKYQLFGNGGAIGPGWSLLNGLHFAYTQRLYWDLGAESSPFRNIDYMPELAYIVPAAVRPSGVAFGGRLGIAHESNGRDGTASRSANSVYVQPVAALPLGRYKLSVGPRIWGYFGDLSDNPDIRHFRGNTGLFLELGEDNGLRVTTNSRLNFGSGKGAIDVMASYPLTRVIAKNFNLYVFGQAFTGYGENLLDYDKHQTRLRFGLGFVR, from the coding sequence ATGCACCGCGCCGAGCCGCTCGGGCACCGGGTGGTTGTGGTGCTCCTCCTGACCGGCGGCGGGAGTGGCGGCGATCAATACGGCCCAGGCTGCGGCTTGCCATTTCGCCATCGTCGATCCCCTCGGTGCGATACGCCGCAGGGTCCTCCCGGTCCCATCCCAAGTCAACGGGCCGGGCATCGTTTCGCCCCTGACACTTGTCGCCTTGTCGATGACGTGGCTCAGTCACGGCATGCCCATCCAGATCAATCGACCGATAGCTTCCGAAGCCTCCTGCCACGCTTCAGCGGGTTTGCGGTCGTGACGCCGCGGCTCCTCTGGGGGGTCGTCGTACCGCTCCTCGTCGCCGCTGCGCCGGGGCTAGCGGCAGGCCCGGTGCAGACCCTGATCGGCGCGGTCAGGGTGGACAGCGGCGGCGGCCCGGTCGCGGTCGATGTCCTCTATCTGAACACCGGAGCCACTGCGCTGCGGTTCGAGGCACCGGGGCTGCTGACCGCGAAGCTCGCGGTGGCGGGCGAACGCTCCACGATCACGCTGGAGCGTGCAGACCCCGCGTCACCCGTCGCGATCCCTGCCGGTGGCTTTCAACGGATCACCTACCGCGTGACCCTCTCGGCACAGGGTCCCGGCGAGGCGACGCTATCGCTGCCGGACGGTCCCGGCTTCACGCTGGCGCTGCCGGAGACCGTCGTCGCCACCGCTGCACCGCCCGCCACCCCGACGACCAACCCCGCCGTCGTCGAGGAAAGCCTGAACTCGCCGAACGCCGACACCGGCAACGCCTTTCTCGGCAGCCTGTCGGCCGACCAGCCGATCTATGCGGTCTACGGCCCGGGCACCAACACCGACGCCAAGATCCAGATCAGCTTCAAATACCAGTTGTTCGGCAACGGCGGTGCAATCGGACCGGGCTGGTCGCTGCTCAACGGCCTGCATTTTGCCTATACGCAGCGTCTTTACTGGGACCTTGGCGCGGAGTCGTCGCCGTTCCGCAACATCGATTACATGCCCGAGCTCGCCTATATCGTGCCCGCCGCGGTCAGGCCGAGCGGAGTCGCGTTCGGCGGTCGGCTCGGGATCGCCCACGAGTCCAATGGCCGCGACGGCACCGCCTCGCGCAGCGCCAACAGCGTCTATGTGCAGCCGGTCGCGGCCCTGCCGCTCGGCCGCTACAAGCTCTCTGTCGGACCGCGCATCTGGGGCTATTTCGGCGACTTGAGCGACAATCCCGACATCAGGCATTTCCGCGGCAACACCGGCTTGTTCCTCGAGCTCGGCGAAGACAACGGGCTCCGCGTCACCACCAACAGCCGCCTCAACTTCGGCAGCGGCAAGGGCGCGATCGACGTCATGGCGTCGTACCCGCTGACCCGGGTGATCGCGAAGAACTTCAACCTGTACGTCTTCGGGCAGGCGTTCACCGGCTACGGCGAGAATCTGCTCGATTACGACAAGCACCAGACCCGGCTGCGCTTCGGGCTCGGCTTCGTCAGGTAA
- a CDS encoding transglutaminase family protein, which produces MLIRAGYDIRFESPRATPMMAMLSIHPSRNRDLQTAHRIVTTPHVPIYDYLDAFGNTCTRVTVPPGGLSLSCDFTIEDSGLPDIQAPGAPQAEIEDLPDDILVYLLGSRYCETDRLSDVAWSLFGSIEPGWARVQAIVDYAHNHIEFGYHHARATKTAWDAYQEGAGVCRDFAHLAVTLCRCMNIPARYCTGYLGDIGIPPVDAPMDFSAWFDAYLGGQWYTFDARHNRPRIGRILMARGRDATDTALTTSFGSAWLTRFDVHTDEVDEMEQSVSASG; this is translated from the coding sequence ATGTTGATCCGCGCCGGCTATGACATCCGCTTCGAGAGCCCGAGGGCGACGCCGATGATGGCGATGCTGAGTATCCATCCGTCGCGGAATCGGGACCTGCAGACCGCGCACCGCATCGTCACCACGCCGCACGTGCCGATCTACGACTACCTCGACGCGTTCGGGAACACCTGCACCCGGGTCACCGTGCCGCCGGGCGGCCTGTCGCTGTCGTGCGACTTCACCATCGAGGACTCGGGCCTGCCCGACATCCAGGCCCCTGGCGCGCCCCAAGCCGAGATCGAGGACCTGCCCGACGACATCCTCGTCTACCTGCTCGGCAGCCGCTACTGCGAGACCGACCGGCTCTCCGACGTAGCGTGGTCCTTGTTCGGCAGCATCGAGCCGGGCTGGGCTCGCGTGCAGGCAATAGTCGACTATGCGCACAACCACATCGAGTTTGGCTACCACCATGCCCGCGCCACGAAGACCGCGTGGGACGCCTATCAGGAGGGCGCCGGCGTCTGCCGCGATTTCGCGCATCTCGCGGTCACGCTCTGCCGCTGCATGAACATCCCGGCGCGCTATTGCACCGGCTACCTCGGTGACATCGGCATCCCGCCGGTCGACGCCCCGATGGACTTCTCCGCGTGGTTCGACGCCTATCTCGGCGGCCAGTGGTACACCTTCGACGCGCGCCACAACCGCCCCCGCATCGGGCGCATCCTGATGGCGCGGGGGCGCGACGCGACGGACACCGCGTTGACCACCAGCTTTGGCTCGGCGTGGCTGACCCGCTTCGACGTCCACACCGACGAGGTCGACGAGATGGAGCAGAGCGTCAGCGCGAGCGGGTGA
- a CDS encoding cytochrome c: MRVWRILLIAGATAAVAGAAFTGWTVFGPGASAFAKGTPVELAAYTGPSPTGVPASLAGADLVTRGKYLAQAADCVACHTAKGGGVPYAGGLPFKLPFGTLYAPNITPDRATGIGGYTDAEFVKAVHHGVGRGGKPLYPAFPYTAYAKLAEADVLAIKAYLFSLPPVRNVVPANDLAFPFNQRPLMAVWAAMFNREGNFKPVPEQSPAWNRGAYLVEAAGHCGECHTPRTLFQSLDNRRKFAGAMAAGWNAYNISGDRLTGVGAWTAPELASFLSTGHAQGRGSASGPMGEAVEMSLRHLDPADIAAIVTYLQTVPAVHTDAVPDQLAGPAPATAKLGFNGDPRGKAIFEGACASCHNWDGSGALINEATLTGARAVNDPTAVNVAQVVMSGVRRNGPKGQVFMSSFGAAYTDQEVAAVANYVTARFGSAPSKVTTKDVEKLRKLT; encoded by the coding sequence ATGAGGGTCTGGCGCATCCTGCTGATCGCCGGAGCCACCGCCGCGGTGGCCGGCGCGGCGTTCACCGGCTGGACCGTCTTCGGCCCCGGTGCGAGCGCCTTTGCCAAGGGTACGCCGGTCGAACTCGCCGCCTACACTGGGCCATCCCCGACCGGAGTTCCGGCATCGCTCGCCGGTGCCGACCTCGTGACGCGTGGCAAATACCTTGCCCAAGCTGCTGATTGCGTTGCCTGCCATACCGCGAAGGGTGGCGGCGTGCCGTACGCCGGCGGCCTGCCGTTCAAGCTGCCGTTCGGGACGCTGTACGCACCCAACATCACTCCCGATCGTGCGACCGGCATTGGCGGCTATACCGACGCCGAGTTCGTAAAAGCCGTCCATCACGGCGTCGGCCGCGGCGGTAAGCCGCTGTATCCCGCGTTCCCTTACACCGCCTATGCCAAGCTGGCCGAGGCGGACGTGCTGGCGATCAAGGCCTACCTGTTCTCGCTGCCGCCCGTGCGCAACGTCGTGCCGGCGAACGACCTCGCCTTCCCGTTCAACCAGCGCCCGCTGATGGCGGTGTGGGCGGCGATGTTCAACCGCGAGGGCAATTTCAAGCCGGTGCCCGAGCAGAGCCCGGCGTGGAACCGCGGCGCTTACCTCGTCGAAGCCGCGGGCCATTGCGGCGAGTGCCACACACCGCGCACCCTGTTCCAGAGCCTCGACAACCGCCGCAAGTTCGCGGGCGCGATGGCGGCCGGTTGGAACGCCTACAACATCAGTGGCGACCGCTTGACCGGCGTCGGCGCATGGACCGCGCCCGAGTTGGCCTCCTTCCTGTCGACCGGGCACGCGCAGGGCCGCGGCTCGGCGTCGGGCCCGATGGGCGAGGCCGTCGAGATGAGCTTGCGCCACCTCGACCCGGCCGACATCGCGGCGATCGTCACCTATTTGCAGACCGTGCCTGCGGTCCACACCGACGCCGTCCCCGACCAACTCGCCGGCCCGGCCCCCGCTACGGCCAAACTCGGCTTCAACGGCGATCCGCGCGGCAAGGCGATCTTCGAGGGTGCCTGCGCGAGCTGCCACAACTGGGACGGCTCGGGTGCGCTGATCAACGAGGCGACGCTGACCGGGGCTCGCGCCGTCAACGACCCGACCGCGGTCAATGTCGCCCAGGTCGTGATGTCGGGCGTCCGTCGCAACGGGCCGAAAGGCCAGGTCTTCATGTCGTCGTTCGGCGCCGCCTACACCGACCAGGAGGTTGCGGCGGTCGCAAACTACGTCACCGCGCGCTTCGGCTCGGCGCCGTCGAAAGTCACCACCAAGGACGTCGAAAAGCTCCGCAAGCTGACCTAA
- a CDS encoding polysaccharide deacetylase family protein, whose protein sequence is MPSKRSDRLLLASIHDVGPRFEVQIDALVDRLSGLLGGPRFAMLVVPDHWDEAPLSRAPAFARKLRGWSDAGVEMFVHGWRHRDDHVHAGALAKVRARHLTAGEGEFLGLSRAEAGRRMRDGRAVVEDAIGRASAGFVAPAWLYGDGAREALADEGFALAEDHFRVWRPADGRILARGPVVTWASRSPGRIRSSLGFAAVARTALAVLPTVRVAVHPGDTGVPALLASIDATFAHFAARRTVARYADLSG, encoded by the coding sequence ATGCCGTCCAAGCGTAGCGACCGTCTGCTCCTCGCGTCGATCCACGATGTCGGGCCGCGGTTCGAGGTGCAGATTGACGCACTCGTCGACCGCCTGTCGGGGCTGCTCGGCGGTCCGCGCTTTGCCATGCTGGTGGTACCCGACCACTGGGACGAGGCCCCGCTGTCCCGTGCGCCGGCATTCGCGCGCAAGCTGCGCGGCTGGTCGGACGCGGGGGTCGAGATGTTCGTCCACGGCTGGCGGCACCGCGACGATCACGTGCACGCCGGTGCGCTCGCGAAGGTCCGCGCCCGGCACCTGACCGCGGGCGAGGGCGAGTTCCTGGGCTTGTCGCGTGCGGAGGCCGGGCGACGGATGCGCGATGGCCGCGCCGTCGTCGAGGACGCGATCGGGCGAGCGTCGGCGGGCTTCGTGGCACCGGCATGGCTGTACGGCGACGGGGCCCGCGAGGCGCTGGCCGACGAGGGCTTCGCGCTTGCCGAGGATCACTTCCGGGTGTGGCGGCCCGCCGACGGCCGCATCCTCGCGCGCGGCCCGGTGGTAACCTGGGCGAGTCGGTCGCCGGGGCGCATCCGCAGCTCGCTCGGCTTCGCGGCCGTGGCCCGCACCGCGCTCGCGGTGCTGCCGACCGTAAGGGTCGCCGTCCATCCCGGCGACACCGGCGTACCCGCGCTGCTGGCCAGCATCGACGCAACCTTCGCGCACTTCGCGGCGCGTCGGACTGTGGCTCGCTACGCCGACCTGAGCGGCTGA
- a CDS encoding (2Fe-2S)-binding protein, with translation MAELNINGEVRTVDATDDMPLLWALRDVLGLTGTKFGCGIAQCGACTVHLDGQAVRSCLLPIGSIAGRKVTTIEAVGATPAGAKVQRAWLDLEVVQCGYCQSGQIMSAAALLTAIPAPDDADIDAAMAGNICRCGTYVRIRDAIKRAAKAS, from the coding sequence TTGGCTGAGCTCAATATCAACGGCGAGGTGCGGACGGTCGATGCGACCGACGACATGCCGCTGCTGTGGGCGCTGCGCGACGTGCTCGGGCTGACCGGCACCAAGTTCGGCTGCGGCATCGCGCAGTGCGGCGCATGCACGGTCCATCTCGACGGGCAGGCGGTACGGTCGTGCCTGCTACCGATCGGCTCGATTGCCGGTCGCAAGGTCACCACCATCGAGGCGGTCGGCGCGACCCCGGCAGGCGCGAAGGTGCAGCGCGCGTGGCTCGATCTCGAAGTGGTCCAGTGCGGTTATTGCCAGTCGGGGCAGATCATGTCCGCGGCCGCGCTGCTGACCGCGATCCCCGCGCCCGACGACGCCGACATCGACGCCGCGATGGCGGGCAACATCTGCCGCTGCGGCACCTACGTCCGCATCCGCGACGCGATCAAGCGGGCGGCCAAAGCGTCATGA
- a CDS encoding molybdopterin-dependent oxidoreductase — protein MTVPAILSGGLSGGLSRRGLLKTGAAVGGGLLVAVSFPRGHADAAGTGTPGVFAPDAFIRIGRDGLVTLVMAQVEMGQGTHTSIPMLIAEELDVTLDHVRLEEAPPDDAKYGNPIFQIQMTGGSTSIRALWLPMRKAGASARALLVGAAAKGWGVDPTSCRTLAGVVYHDASGRKAEYGSLVDRASGMTPPANPLLKPASAFRLLGTPAKRLDTADKVNGKAVYGIDAMPISVKFASLACSPVLGGKVAHVDQTQALAVKGVRQVVVLDDMVAVVGDHMWAAKQGLDALVIEWAEGANAAVDSDGIWQALAAAGDKPGVTVKKTGDQAKLGGDGLIEARYELPFLAHAALEPMNCTVHVRPDGCELWVGTQVATNAVRIAAKETGLRVDQIKLNNHLIGGGFGRRLEVDGIGKAVRIAMKVDGPVKVVWTREEDIARSTYRPVYHNRMSARLENGKPVAWSQRIVGSAIIARFLPPAFKDGIDIDAVDGATELPYDLPNFHLDYVRHEPVGVDTCFWRGVGPNSNIFSAECFMDRLAKEAGADPVAFRRSLLGHSPRALGVLDLVTAKAGWGGALPARSGRGVCLQSAFGSFIACVAEVAVDEDGEVRVSRLTVAVDCGSIVNPDTIAAQLQGGMIFGLTAALHGNITLARGRVEQSNYHDYRMLRINETPRIEVHIIPSTEAPGGIGEPGTVVVQPAVANAVYAATGVQMTRMPIDRKLLKA, from the coding sequence ATGACGGTGCCGGCGATCCTTTCCGGCGGCCTTTCCGGCGGGCTATCGCGGCGCGGCTTGCTCAAGACCGGTGCGGCGGTCGGCGGCGGGCTGCTGGTCGCGGTCAGCTTTCCGCGCGGCCACGCCGATGCCGCCGGCACGGGGACGCCCGGAGTGTTCGCGCCCGACGCCTTCATCCGCATCGGACGCGACGGGCTCGTGACGCTGGTCATGGCGCAGGTCGAGATGGGGCAGGGCACCCACACCTCGATCCCGATGCTGATCGCCGAGGAGCTCGACGTGACGCTGGACCATGTCCGGCTCGAGGAAGCGCCGCCCGACGACGCCAAGTATGGCAACCCGATCTTCCAGATCCAGATGACCGGCGGCTCGACCTCGATCCGTGCTTTGTGGCTGCCGATGCGCAAGGCCGGGGCGAGCGCCCGCGCACTGTTGGTCGGCGCTGCCGCCAAGGGCTGGGGGGTCGATCCTACAAGCTGTAGGACTTTGGCAGGGGTGGTGTACCACGACGCCTCCGGCCGCAAGGCGGAGTACGGCAGCCTCGTCGACCGCGCCTCCGGCATGACCCCGCCGGCCAACCCGCTGCTCAAGCCGGCCAGCGCCTTCCGCCTGCTCGGGACCCCGGCCAAGCGCCTCGACACCGCCGACAAGGTCAACGGCAAGGCCGTCTACGGTATCGACGCAATGCCGATAAGCGTAAAGTTCGCCTCATTAGCCTGCAGCCCGGTCCTCGGCGGCAAGGTCGCGCACGTCGACCAGACCCAGGCGCTGGCGGTCAAGGGCGTGCGGCAGGTGGTCGTGCTCGACGACATGGTGGCGGTCGTCGGCGACCACATGTGGGCAGCGAAGCAGGGCCTCGACGCCCTCGTCATCGAGTGGGCCGAAGGTGCCAACGCCGCTGTCGACTCCGACGGGATCTGGCAGGCATTGGCGGCTGCAGGCGACAAGCCGGGGGTCACCGTCAAGAAGACCGGCGACCAGGCGAAGCTCGGCGGCGACGGCCTCATCGAGGCGCGCTACGAACTGCCCTTCCTCGCGCACGCCGCGCTCGAGCCGATGAACTGCACCGTCCACGTCCGCCCCGACGGCTGCGAGCTTTGGGTCGGGACCCAGGTCGCGACCAACGCGGTGCGGATCGCGGCCAAGGAAACCGGCCTCCGGGTCGACCAGATCAAGCTCAACAACCACCTCATCGGCGGCGGCTTCGGGCGACGGCTGGAGGTCGACGGCATCGGCAAGGCGGTCCGCATCGCGATGAAGGTCGACGGCCCGGTCAAGGTGGTGTGGACCCGGGAGGAGGACATCGCGCGCTCGACGTACCGCCCAGTGTATCACAACCGCATGTCGGCGCGGCTGGAGAACGGCAAGCCCGTCGCGTGGAGCCAGCGCATCGTCGGTTCGGCGATCATCGCCCGATTCCTGCCGCCGGCGTTTAAGGATGGCATCGACATCGACGCCGTCGATGGTGCGACCGAGCTGCCCTACGACCTGCCCAACTTCCACCTCGACTACGTCCGCCACGAGCCCGTCGGCGTCGACACCTGCTTCTGGCGCGGCGTCGGGCCGAACAGCAACATCTTCTCGGCCGAATGCTTCATGGACCGGCTGGCCAAAGAAGCTGGTGCCGACCCGGTCGCGTTCCGGCGCAGCCTGCTCGGCCACAGCCCGCGTGCGCTCGGCGTGCTCGACCTCGTGACCGCCAAGGCCGGATGGGGCGGAGCTTTGCCGGCACGGTCGGGGCGCGGCGTGTGCCTGCAGTCCGCATTCGGCAGCTTCATCGCCTGCGTCGCCGAGGTTGCGGTCGACGAGGACGGTGAGGTCCGTGTCAGCCGGCTGACGGTGGCGGTCGACTGCGGCAGCATCGTCAACCCGGACACCATCGCGGCGCAGTTACAGGGCGGCATGATTTTCGGCCTGACGGCGGCACTCCACGGCAACATCACCCTTGCCAGGGGCCGCGTCGAGCAGAGCAATTACCACGACTACCGCATGCTCAGGATCAACGAGACCCCTCGCATCGAGGTCCACATTATCCCCAGCACCGAGGCACCCGGCGGCATCGGCGAGCCCGGCACGGTCGTCGTCCAGCCCGCCGTCGCCAATGCCGTCTATGCCGCGACCGGCGTGCAGATGACGCGCATGCCGATCGACCGCAAATTGCTCAAGGCATGA